The genomic interval CTCAAACTCAATCACAATAGATTTGAGGGCTCTGTTTCCTCTTCCATATCTGGCGCCAATAATCTCACCACACTGTTGCTTACCGGCAACAAATTTTCTGGCCAGTTACCGGCGGCTATATGTAAACTAAGTCAGCTCGTGAGTTTATCAGTAGATAACAATCAGTTCTCCGGTGATTTACCTCTCTGTATTACGGAGCTTAGAAAGTTACAGAAACTTGTAATGGCGGAAAACATGCTCACCGGGAAAATACCCAGTTCGGTACATTCGTGGACCGAGTTGGTTGAGCTGAATCTATCTAAAAACCAAATTTCCGGCGAAATCCCGCCGGAGATAGGTACTTTACCGGTTCTGAACTATCTCGACCTTTCTGATAATCTCCTCAGTGGTGAGATTCCAACGGAGTTGACCAAGCTGAGACTCAATGAGTTCAGCCTTTCGAACAATAAGCTTCATGGAAAAGTCCCTTCGGGTTTGACTCAACCCCAATACATTGCGGGTCTAACCGGAAACCCGGATCTCTGTAGCCCGAATTTCACACCTTTCCCACCATGCTCCAGACCCAAACCCGCTACCCTATACGTGGTCATAATACTCTCCATCTGTGCCGCTCTTTTAATCGGGTCACTGCTCTGGTACGTTAGGAAAAAATCTGATCTattcggacccaaacccaaaaggcTCTGCAAACTCACCACATTTCAACGGATGGGACTGAACGAAGAGGAAGTGATTGTGCCACTGACTGAAGACAAGTTGATTGGATCGGGTGGTTCGGGTCGGGTATACAAAGTGAAGCTAAAAACGGGTGAAACCGTGGCTGTAAAGAAACTCTGGAATGGGGAGAAAAAAGAGGATACGGATAAAATATTTGAATCCGAAATAGAGACTTTGGGTCGGATCAGGCATGGCAACATCGTAAAATTACTGTTTAGTTGTAGCGGTGAGGATAACAGAATTTTGGGGTACGAGTACATGGAGAATGGAAGTTTGGGTGACGTGTTACACGAAGAGAAGTGCGCAAGTTTATTGGATTGGCCACAACGGCTCACGATAGCACAGGGAGCGGCACAAGGCTTAGCTTATCTTCATCACGACTGCGATCCGGCTATTGTACACCGGGATGTGAAGAGTAACAACATATTGTTGGACAGGGAGTTCAGGCCCCGTGTGGCCGATTTCGGATTGGCTAAGTCTCTTCAGCGCCACGTGGCGGACGAGGAAGCCTATGGTGCCATGTCACGTGTTGCTGGGTCCTACGGCTACATTGCGCCTGGTAATTTTGTTTTGTCGTTTTCTAGATcacgcattttttttttatttctttcatttaaaaattgtataattatcGTCAAAAacggtttatttattttaattttacagtGTGGAAAGAATCGATATCACTGTAATAAGAGTTTGTTCGTTAAGATTATGCTAGCTAAAAATACCATAACTTAAAAGTATATATTACAGGATTAGGATATGCACCAGTACACATTAATTTCTTTATTGTTTAGATGTCAATTTCATAATTACTTTAGTAGAGTGACACATACAAGATTTATATCTATTGCTATACAATAATTAACACAATGAATACACAAGGTCTATCTATGTGGGTCTACCTAAATTGAATAGTAGTACACCACATAAGTTAAAATGAAGTGTTTGGTCAATGTAGATCTCTCAACAttttatgaccatataatattacaagtttacatatttaatgataaatatatacatttgtGCAGAGTATGCTTACACTTTGAAAGTGAACGAGAAGAGTGATGTGTATAGTTTTGGAGTTGTGCTATTGGAACTAATCACAGGGAAGAGACCCAACGATTCTTCTTTTGGTGATAACAAGGACATAGTGAAGTGGGTAACCGATGTCACTTTATCTTTGTCATCATCACCACAAGAAGATCCAACAAAAAGAAGCCATGATGATTCAGGCAGTAGTACTAATCCTTGGAAATTTCTTGATCAACTTGTTGACCCAAGGATGGATTTAACCACTAGTGATTATGAGGAGATAGAGAAGGTTTTGGATGTGGCTCTTATGTGTACCTCTAGGATTCCCCTTAGTAGACCTTCTATGAGAAAGGTGGTGGAATTGCTCAAACTCAAGGACCAGAAATTGGCTCGCTCCAAAACCATCAACTAGTTAATTACTTAATTAGTACAGTTTGGTGAAAGAAATAGGCAAAACAAGTTTTCTTTTTCACCATGTTGTAATTATTCGGATTAGCTAGTCATTcagtttttgtttgattttagaAGAACTGCACAAAGTTCAGTCGGAAATTAGACAAACTTTGGTGTTTTCTCTTTTTCcattattattactataaatTATGTTTTCAGGGTAAGAATTTGAAAAAATGCTAGAACaatcatataaattattattttaataaatgttagaatttaggaataagatgaatgaggttccatctcaaaatcaattgacAATAGAAGGAGTAgtccattcatcttatatatcataaattatttctaCACATTAACAATGTGGGACTAGCTCTtaatacaaaaagaaaaagaagtaaaaATCTCTACTTATAATTTGATGAAAAtcgtccttttttttttctttttcgtaTTTCTTTTACATTTGTAAAAAGTTACGGTACCAATGGAGTGTggatttataaatcatatgtAGCTATAAATGTAAGAGATTATTATTAATAGCCCTAATCCTTCAACCAATAACATAATCTTTATTTTTCTCAATTATACAAGTTATATCTCTAGCAATATGCATCGCCATATTATATACTTCAGTTTGACTATGGATTAGTATAACCCAAGCTGATCTCATAGACTGGTCACGGGCTATACCAACAAATAATGCAAGGCTAGTAACCAAAATGGTTATTAAAATGGTTGGTGTCAAATGTCACAGCTATGTCATCCAAAATTTAATTCCTCCGTTTTTTATTTCTTCTATTATAAAGTCTCCCCCTCCaattaaaaaatttctcaaaattattacaatttaataaaaaaattgattatggGGGCTACTGTTAATCAATTGATGCTTTGTGAGGAGATCAAATAGGATGTGGATGTGGTAAATGATTTGTTTGAGGACAGAGACAAAGATATCATTCTAAGCATTCCATTAAGTACAACCAGAATAGAAGATCAATGGTATTGGCTTCATGAGAATACTGGCTGTTATTCGGTCAAATCTAGCTACAAATGGATACAAGAGAATAAAGGGCAGTGGTCTACTGCTATGGAATCAAGTTTCTGGCGTGTCTTTTGGAAAACTAAAGTCCCTCCGAAGGTGCTGCACTTTGCTTGGAAAGCTGTATGTGGTTGTCTCCCTACACGTGTTCAGCTCCAAACAAAACATGTCCCTGTTCAACTGCAATGTGTGTTCTGCAACAGGGAAGAGGAGTCGATCATGCATGTTCTGGTACATTGCCAGTTTGCTCGTTCGTGCTGGTTTCGATCTGCCGTCTCTCTCGGTCAAGTTGCAGCTGCAACTTTTGGTGATTGGCTCCAGGATGTGTTGAGTCGTGGTCATGTAGGCATGTTCGAGGAAGCGCTAATGACTTCTTGGTCCATTTGGAAAGCGCGTAACGACTTGCTTTGGAATAAAAAGGCTCAAGTTGCAGCTGATGTTGTTTTTTCTGCACGAACAGTCTTTAACCATTGGAATAATGCTCGCTCAAACCGTTTTGAGCCGCTGCCTGCAATAGTCAATACACTTTGCACCAGCGAGCATTGGATTGCACCAGAGATGAATTGGGTTAAGGTAAATGTGGATGGGGCAATATTTGCATCTACACAGTCCTATGGCGTTGGTGGTATAGCCCGTGGAAGTGATGGCAGGCTTATCGAAGCTTTTTGTCTACATAAGGCCGACTGTGTGCAACCATCTTTAGTGGAAGCAATTGGTGTGAAAGAGGCGTTGAGCTGGATAAAGGAAAAAGGATGGCAACGCATAATACTAGAGGCAGATTCACTGGTGGTGGTTCAAGCCCTTGAAAGCAATGTCGAAATGCAATCTGTTTTTGGTTCAGTGATTGTTGACTGTATTAATCTTCTTAATTCTTTGGTCAATGTTTATGTCCGTTTTGTTAAGCGATCTGCTAACAATACCGCCCA from Cannabis sativa cultivar Pink pepper isolate KNU-18-1 chromosome 4, ASM2916894v1, whole genome shotgun sequence carries:
- the LOC115712210 gene encoding LRR receptor-like serine/threonine-protein kinase HSL2 encodes the protein MTYLNPTLPQLLFFISSLWVILTAASLAGDTDILIRVKNAQLEDPNGALDDWVPNKDRHPCNWTGITCDLKPLAVVSVNLSATGVRGGFPSGFCRVRSLRNLILSNNEINGTLSSQALLLCSHLQYLDLNNNLLVGPLPEFSPEFSSLQYLDLSANSFSGNVSESLGFLSSLSVLLLSSNYLTGQIPSSLGNLTELITLGIGYVTLNQSSLPPEIGKLTKLQTLFMPSCGLSGSIPETIGNLVQLKIFDLSENQLYGKIPETIGGMKNIEQIELYSNRLTGELPVSLGSLSYLSNLDVSQNSLTGKLPKEVAALGLVSLNLNDNFFQGEVPESLASNKYLQQLKIFNNSFSGNLPENLGRNSDLQEIDFSTNKFTGELPKHLCYSKKLWSLVAFSNKFSGNFPTTLSECTTLTYLRIEDNEFSGEFPARVWGLPKLYFLKLNHNRFEGSVSSSISGANNLTTLLLTGNKFSGQLPAAICKLSQLVSLSVDNNQFSGDLPLCITELRKLQKLVMAENMLTGKIPSSVHSWTELVELNLSKNQISGEIPPEIGTLPVLNYLDLSDNLLSGEIPTELTKLRLNEFSLSNNKLHGKVPSGLTQPQYIAGLTGNPDLCSPNFTPFPPCSRPKPATLYVVIILSICAALLIGSLLWYVRKKSDLFGPKPKRLCKLTTFQRMGLNEEEVIVPLTEDKLIGSGGSGRVYKVKLKTGETVAVKKLWNGEKKEDTDKIFESEIETLGRIRHGNIVKLLFSCSGEDNRILGYEYMENGSLGDVLHEEKCASLLDWPQRLTIAQGAAQGLAYLHHDCDPAIVHRDVKSNNILLDREFRPRVADFGLAKSLQRHVADEEAYGAMSRVAGSYGYIAPEYAYTLKVNEKSDVYSFGVVLLELITGKRPNDSSFGDNKDIVKWVTDVTLSLSSSPQEDPTKRSHDDSGSSTNPWKFLDQLVDPRMDLTTSDYEEIEKVLDVALMCTSRIPLSRPSMRKVVELLKLKDQKLARSKTIN
- the LOC115713630 gene encoding uncharacterized protein LOC115713630 → MVIKMDVDVVNDLFEDRDKDIILSIPLSTTRIEDQWYWLHENTGCYSVKSSYKWIQENKGQWSTAMESSFWRVFWKTKVPPKVLHFAWKAVCGCLPTRVQLQTKHVPVQLQCVFCNREEESIMHVLVHCQFARSCWFRSAVSLGQVAAATFGDWLQDVLSRGHVGMFEEALMTSWSIWKARNDLLWNKKAQVAADVVFSARTVFNHWNNARSNRFEPLPAIVNTLCTSEHWIAPEMNWVKVNVDGAIFASTQSYGVGGIARGSDGRLIEAFCLHKADCVQPSLVEAIGVKEALSWIKEKGWQRIILEADSLVVVQALESNVEMQSVFGSVIVDCINLLNSLVNVYVRFVKRSANNTAHCLARGACYWSDCIFVSSNVPSAINIVVSADLAFLF